One Lachancea thermotolerans CBS 6340 chromosome B complete sequence genomic window, TTTCGCCAATGGCATTACGAGCCGCAGCTTGATGAATAGCTTCAGTGCTCAAAATTGAGCCTGCCGCTGTAAGGTATTTTTTTGAGGAGATCAGCGAAGCTGCACCCAGATAAGCAGATACGCCCAcgccttcaaaagctgcTATACTTTGGACAAAACTGACAGGGCTATCTAGAGGAAGGTTATATGTACATGCCTGAACAGGCTCTGCTCCCGCTGCTTTGATAACCTGCTCGAGAAATAGTAAGTGTGCTTCCTCGTCGTGCGCAATGTACTTCAGCTGCGTGTAAAAGTCCTCCGTAAAATTCGCGTCGACAAAGTCGTCCACAGACCACATAGATAGCGCTTCCTTGTAAAACTTGTTTTCCAATCGCTCTAAAGTGAGAGCGAATTGTAAAATGTCGACATCCAGATCAGCTCTTTTGTAAAGAGGGAACGACGCTGCTATTGCTAGAAAGGACAAaccgaaaacaaaaaaacgGTACATTGCTATTTTGCTTGGCGAAAAGGCAGCAAACATCATCTAATTTGGCGAAGGAAGCTCTTTATAAATGTTTTTTTACTCTAAAGTGTTAGTTCGTTGGCGGTATTTGCTAGCTCCCCTAATGCCATAACAACAAAAGCGTATCTATGACACAAGTTTAAAGTCATAGCAACAAAACGTCTCCAACAAGTTAATGAGAAGAAAGTAAAGAATCTTTCGTATTTGACGGATATATGCACAATATGCAGCAAGTATTGCTATCGCTAAGCAAGATTGTAAATCTGATGCGTGGGTCGTTTCTTTAGTGTTGGTTGTTCTAAGGAGATGCCATTTTTCCAACAAGAATGCTTTTTTCTGCGAATCATGGTCACAAGGTTACCGAATTCAACTTTCCTGAAATGCACAGCTGGGGTGTGATGCTAACCCCACCAGATTTCTGTCTCTTCACACTAGCACAAGATTCAATTCTATATTTTTTCTTTCACGTGATCGAATCGTTGTGAAGGCGGTAGCAATTTGGTGCATCTAGTTTTTGGGGTCCATTTCAAGCTTCTGTAGAAGGTGCTTACACAAGAAACAACTATTTCTAATTTGATGATGACTGGGAATTGATACCAGACATGATTCACTGCGCCGCACAAAGTTAGTACCTTCGTCCCTTATATTATGAGCTACAACAAAATCTAATACCTAGTATTTGCTGCTTAAATAGATAGATGGGTATTAAACATATTTCCGAAGGCCTTGATTACAATATTTTTTGCAAACGGTACAGATTAATTATGGAGTTTAAGATTCTTTGACGGAATCGCGTTTaaggacaagaaaaatgacTATTAAAAGGGCGTTCTCGACCACTCACGAAGtacttttcaaaacatgTAGCTATGTTGATTACTCCTGAGCTATGAGGATGAGAGTGCGGCTCTTGAAAATAGGGATATTTTGCCCTCCCCGTGTTTACACTTCTCGAAAAATTTGTTCAGGCATTACATCCTTGAGAAACGAGAGTCAAACTTTCTTTTCTGCTTTCCCTTCTCAGCAGGTTGCAATACATTTTGTTATTACAGCAGGTTAGTGCGGATCTTATGTTCCACATATGGAAGACAAGATATAATGCCATAAGACTACTTGAAAGGTTGCCAGCAAGTTTGAATGGAATTGCTGTTTTATTTTGAACCTGGAAAAGTTTTCCATCTAAAACAAAACTaagtttttcttccttgCGCGTGCAGTAATGGTGTCGATGTATTTTATAGTCTTAACTCTATCAACCTTTGCCTGAGCTTCCAAATAGTCAAGAGTGTTAATTTGTGTTATGACGTCGAATTGAAAAACCGAACTCAAAGATTCATAGTGCTTCGTTTTCCTAAAAAAGTCATTCTTCTTTAAGCAAAAACTAGAAGTGTCCGCTAAGCTCACCCATTTCCGTTGCGCAAGTACTTCAGAAGTACAAATGTAACAAAAGAATTGGAATTGAGACCATgagagcagcttgaagcatTAAGCTATTGCCTTAAGTTCCTAGTGGATGTTATACACATAAGTCTACTACCAGGCTTAGCTATCCGCTTTTTAAGAACTTTTGATTTAGGATATTATGGTCAAGTTTGCAGTCCTTGTTGATACTTGCTGCTTTTCTCCAAACAATTGTTTCGGCTTGTGAGAAATGAAACCTTCCTTGACGTTCTAATTACAGTTTCGATTCAAGAAGGTATCGCCATAAGCGCGATCCCTTTTGAATGATTTTGAGCGGGCTGCGTTAGAATTGAGCCAACAAACTTAAAGTAACAACAAACAAATGTGCAAAGTTTattcaacaagctttgtAAATTAAATCTGTAAAGCGCAACAGCAGTTTCCCCATCTTAGAGCGCTTGGGAAACTCTTACTGAGTCACCAATAACCAAGCATTAGTATATGGAGACAAGAGGAAAGTCTAAGGTTAGCGAAAgcatttttccaaaaaaagttcaattATTGTAACTCTACTCGAAAACCTAAGTCCTTATTCTGCATTAGCTTGCGAAGTCATTTTTTGTATCCAAGTTGCCTCAATTCTGCTCCATTTCCAAAACGCAAGGCTTTTCTTTTTGGCTGGGGACGCGttattttcaagctcttccGCTCAGCTTACCTGAAAGGCAAAGTTAGAACCCCACCTTTATTTTTCTTTTTTTCCAAAGATGTTAGAGTTAATGCGACATGAACAAATTCGACGCGCAATACCCTTGCTAGCACTTTTTAATTTGAAAGCATCCTATTTCAAGGGCcacaaagttgaaagaacCGAAAAAGGCGATTATATTTCCTAGAAAACCGGCCAGTACCTTGAAAAAATTGTACACTTCCTCCTTTGAGATGTTCAAACCCCTATAGAGAACCTAGACAATGTTACATGCTTCCAACTCCTAAATCACGCTA contains:
- a CDS encoding ferritin-like domain-containing protein (conserved hypothetical protein), with the translated sequence MMFAAFSPSKIAMYRFFVFGLSFLAIAASFPLYKRADLDVDILQFALTLERLENKFYKEALSMWSVDDFVDANFTEDFYTQLKYIAHDEEAHLLFLEQVIKAAGAEPVQACTYNLPLDSPVSFVQSIAAFEGVGVSAYLGAASLISSKKYLTAAGSILSTEAIHQAAARNAIGEIPMANPFATPLSANAIYSIASKFIKSCPANNTKLPFKAYPELLVTQGLPTAMNSSITFASNGTLPNSTQIYVTFVSGLDVIPVVGSRNGSSIRATVPEDVSGQSYVFLTTGNSSNLTDSNILYGPAIIEVTPSSPTFNVSIF